The DNA window GGTTTAAACTGGAAAAGCTCTGTCttgtggagcccccagcccagctgccccacTCCCTGAGCTGCCCCCACAACTCTGCTCCTCTCCTAGCTAAGCCGTGGTGAGCCGAGCCCAGCTGCAGGGGGATGTTCTCCCACctggctctcctccagcccaaagcaggagacgccaggggtgccagggctgagctgatgaagctgctccagcctcctccaggGCTGGACTGCAGCAGTTCCCACAGGTGGAGCTCTGTGGGATGACCCAGGCCTGGAGCAGGGGGTCACGGCTTCGCTCCTGGccaagggcagagctggcagctccctgcagagccctcatGCTGCCTCGGGGAAGGAAATGTCCAAGAGGAACAGTGTGGGACACTAAGGACAGCTGGATGAGCTTGTCAGAGTGCAGGGCCCAGACTGGCTGACCTTGGGTTTCACCtacctggggtgtccccagcaccctcctgctgccatcGTCACCTTGCACCAGGACAGGGTGCAAGGATTCCCTCGGCATGGGGAGCATCTTTACCCCTTCTCCAGGAGGTCCCCTGTGTCCTCGCCCTGCAGGAGTTCATTCCCAGGGGGTGTGGGCAGTTCTGGGGGTCCCTCTGGCTGCCTGGGGAGCCACCAagcaccccctgccctccctgcagcccctctctcatctgcccactgcccccagcccgCCCCAGGAGCCACGCAATCCTCCTGTCCCTAGTGGGAGCAATggccacagccccccatgccAGCTCCCACCGCTGGGCCTCAGCTGGTCACTCACTgtgggggcacagccctgctacCCCTGACGTGGGTTCAGGTAAAGTGCTGTGGTTACCATGTACACCTGCACCGAGCAgctttggggtgtccccagaagctttggggtgtccccagaagctttggggtgtccccagccatctCCCAGAGCAGAAGGAAGATGCTGGGACCTGCACCCACTCTGGGACAGGGTCTCACTGTCAGCCCCAGGCCCCATCTCTGCCATCCCTCACCTCTCCATATTcgctttttctttccttaaaagATAAATGACTTTTGCTTAAAAATAGGGTAATTAATTTCACACCTAATTAATGCAGCTGCTTAGATCACTTTCCCTCCCAAGATGCCAAAATAGATTCTCAGGActggagggagaggaaaagTTGCTTTGATGAGTCACCCGGGGCCCATTTAACTCTTTCTGTACTGGCAGAGAAGAGCCACTGGGATGGAGCCCGCAGCTCCAGGGAAAGCAGCTCATGGATCAAAGAGAAACGGGCGAGGAGCTCTCCgggctctgcagtgccagcGAGGAGCAGGGTCTGGACTCCTGGGGAGGCTCCTGCATCCCATCCCCGGGGCCAGCACCAGGAGGCTCCTGGGATGAATCTACAACAAAAAAAGCTGCTCAAAAAACCTGCGGTTAGtgcgggcagggctggggccggcgCACACCTACAACCAAAGAGCCGATTACGGGGAGagggggcagagcagctcagcatcCCGGCAAGCGCAGCCACGGCAGCGGGgcgagcagcacaggcagccgGGGAGCCCCAGGGCTCGGGGACAAGCGGCGGCGACGCGGGGAGGGGACGGCGAGGCGCGAAGCAGAGCGGTGGCACCGTGCCCGCGCAGCCCCGCGGCCTCACCCGCTGCCCAGCGCACCCAGGGCTCGGCCCCGCGACACCGTCACTTACTAACGACGGGCAGGGCCACCTCAAAACCTGGCCACTTCAACATCGGGGCTGCAAGGGAAACAGAAGGCAGGTTGGAGCACGCCGGGACGCTCGGTGGGAACAGAAGGTCGTGGTTAAGGAGAGACTTAAGGCCACGAGCTGGCCCGAGAGCTCGCTGGCCACCCCGCACGCAGCGCCGGCAGGCAGaggaaacaggaggaaaaaaagaagaaaaaggaggaaaagtggtGTTTATTGAGTCGCTGGTGCTgtgaggaggggaaggaagggcACGGCCAGCCGGGAGCTGTGCGAGTGCAGCGGCCGGGCACGGCGGGGGCTGCGGAAGGGAGGGGGCGGCTTCCTTCCCCCCTCTGTGCCGGCCACCGCCGCTTTCCCAGCGCTGGGAAAACACAGCCGGAGCCTGGGCATGCGGAGCAGGGGCAGCATCACCCCTCGGATGCTCAGCgaggggcagccagccctaaaGCAGCTGTCGCTGCTCCCGCTCAGCGAAGCTGTTTAGTGCAGCGTCCCCAGGGACGGAGCAGGGAACAAAAACACGGCCTGGGAATGCGCAGAGGGCGATGCAGGCGGTGAGGGCAGCACGCAGGCACGGCAGCCGAAAAAGACACCGAGGCCCAGCTCAATGcaataaataaaacttttattcAAACAATAACTCAGTACAGGGCACAATTCTCTCtggcttttaaaaaaaggtttttcagCACTTTACAATCTCCACACAGGCTTTGCTAGGctgggtttgtgttttttgtgtttttttttttttccccctctacaGTCAGTCATTCACTGTGAAATATCCTGGGTTAAAAATCCTTAGCAAAATTCGGACATCGATGCAGGAGGGGCTCAGAACAGTGTGCCCGGAGGCGAGGAGATAACCCAAAAACTGGTCCGGGGTGGGGGGGGTCGGGGGTCTATTGCCAGCAATGTCCCAGTAAACAGGCAATGTCAGAGGTCTTAAAAATCACATCAGAAAAAAGCGTGAACAGCTTTGCAGTGGAGACGGCCACGGGCACTGGGAGGGCTACGGCCGGGCGAGCGCGGAGCGGGACCCCCAGGGCGGGCTGGGAGCCCcccgggcactgccagggctgcctcgctccagcctggctttgggcagCCCCCGGAGCCCCAGCCCTAGCGTGAGGTAACAATACCTTGCtacaaaaaatatatatatatatatatttataaaacaaCCAGGAGTAACCCTTGCGGGCGGCGGGACCCCAGCCCAGAAGCAGCCCTTTGCCCGGGGCGGGAGCGCTGTGCCATCCGCTTCTCCCAAGGGACGGAAGCGGATCGGGCCCGGGGGAGGCGCGGGGACGCTGCCCCCCCCTCGGGAACGGCATCCCGGGCGCGGGCATCCCGGATGCTCAGTAACAGTACGGACACCAGAGGCCATGCATAAGTGATCCAGTCTGGGAGTTTGGTCCAGGCTCGTGCGGGGCGGCCGGCGCGGCCCCGGGGGGGACAGTGCATCGCTAACATCACACGGGAGGACAAACACCGGGTCCCACTAAGTGACAACTGCGCCCGGGCTGCGAGCACAGACCTGGCGGCAGCTCTGCTCCAAAAAGGCTTCAGAAACAAGGGCACTGTGAACACCGGGGAGGGATGATAAGCACCATGGTTTCCTTGAAGATCACAAGAGTTTCAAATCCAAAAGAAGtagagaaagagaaacaaaagggaaggaaaaaaaaaggggggggaaaaagaagcagaaagcTCTTCCAAGCAGCAAGGGGCCGCTGCGAGCCCAGGTGTCCTCACACCGTTGATACCAAACTGCCACTGCCGCTGCAGAACAAAGCACAGAGATGCCAGAGTGGCCGCGGGGCAGCACCGAGCTCAGGCACCGCGGGCAGGGGGGGACCCTGCACGGCCACGGGCTCCACCCGGCCCCGGGAGCGAGATGGGGCAGCTCCGAGGCacaggggatggatggatggctgGATGGATGAAGTGCTGAGGAAAGGCCCAGGAGCGTGGGCTCTCCCCTGTGCAGGCGTGAGGTTGGGAGACGCGACTCTGGAGGAGCACAGCTTGGGGACACCAGGCTGGCCCTGGGACCTGCCCTCCCTGGGTCCCCCCATCTCACAGATGAGACCTGGCCCCATCCCAGTCCCCGGGGAGCCCATGCAGGGAcccctgtggggacacagccccacGGCTTCGCCCACAGCCTGTGACACCGAGAACTCGCAGGGAATGTGACAGCAAGGCGACAGCTTACCTGTTGACGGACCTGGTCCCGTAGTCATCGAGACCctgtggggaggagaggagggagcaCAGTGAGGGATGTGTGGGCTGTGCCTCTCAGGTGCCACCAGAGGGTCACACGGACAAACCAAAGTGCATCAGGACCCAGGGCCGAGAGCTGATGCatttggagaggagaaggagatatggagatgattggagtgggaTTCAGACAGCAGGGAGTGAAGTTCCACCATTCCCTGTAGGATTTATCTGGCCAGACATGGAAAAGCGACTGCTGGGAGAGCCCcgctctgctctgcccagcccctgtgaggaacagagctctggctgctgctgacactGTTGGAAAGGGGCTGCACGACTGAGAGACACCGGTGAAATGTTCTGTGGAAAGAGGGGCTGCCTGTATTCACTCCCACCAGAAACCCACAGGGTTTTGGACCATTTTCTCCTTTAGCCGGTGCtgagcaggctgtgcagggagggacTGAGGGGCAGCTGGGGATCAGAACATCCCTCCAGGACATCCCTCCTTGAGCAAGGGCCTGCTCTGGGACACgactggagcagctctgctctccatgTGGAGAAAACTCCAGAAAAGAGGGGGAGACCCTGGCCTCTAAGCTGGCCGTGCACCAGCAACCAGAGACCCACATTCCCACCTTCCCAGGAATGCTCCCAGTCCCAAAACACCAACCCCAGCTGCAAATCCTGCTGGAAAACCCCAGCAAAACAGCAAGaagtggggctgtgcttcctcCCTACTCcctgcagagaggagcagaTCCTAGCTGACCTGCCCTGTGCAAGGGTTGGTTCTGATGgcccttctctctccctcctcatcctctcccCTCTGCCAGCACGTGATGCCAGCGTGGCTCATCCCACTGTGCTCATTGTGGTGGGACAGCTGCCCTACACTCCTGGCTTAGGCTGAGCCCATCTGCTGTGCATCCTCCCTGGCTTGTTATCCAAGAAGCCCTGGGCTTGCTTTGGGCACTCTGGAATCCTGTCCAGGGTCtgccccaatgtccccatgggACTGTCACCGGCTTGATGTGGCACGTgccagagaaaacacctccagCTGCCTGTGAGCAGCCTGTTTCTGGTGGGAGACTCCATGGAGTCAGCAAGTGTTGTCCTTTGGGGGATTACGGGGCCATTTTGTGCCACTGCCCCCCGTGCCTTGCCCGTTCCTCCCCATCCACGGGCTCCCTGCATCCCTTCAGCCCAGCAGAGGAGCTCGGCAGGGGCAGGTCCAGGCAAGGCACGCGGATCACCAGGCACAAAACAGCCAAACTTCCATAAATCCCAAGGGAAACATTGCAAGCGTCGGACTTACAGCTGTCGACCTAGTGTAAGGCTTGTAGTGAGCGGAGGGTGCTTGGCAGAGGCCACTGGCATAGTCTTTAATTGCACACCCATAGGGCATTAGGTAGTCCTAAAACAACGAACAGAGGTTGGAGAGCTGTCCTGGCACCCCCAGGCATCCCGGGGCCGGGCACGCTCCTGCTCATCCCATcccagagggacagggagctgaGACCCCCggtcagagcagcagggacagtgccCAGGGGTCTGtccagcatccccagggcacAAACACCCCCCCAGAATGGGAGAAGCTGGTGGGAGAGGCTCACCTGGGAGAAGGCGGGCACAGCCACACTGTAGGGCCGCTGCTTGAAGGTgttgctgccctgtgctgggaaggcCTGTGAGGCCATGCCATAGTCTGGCGGTGGGATGGAGATGTCATCCTTGTCCAGCaggttgccagtgctgctgctcttcccttgctgcaggctggggggcCCAGAGCAGAGGTGTCAGCTCCGTGCAGAGACCCCCAGAGCACCCATCCGCTCATGGCATCCACACAGAGGCAGCAATCACCCCGCCGTGCTGTTATTCCTCAGGAATTCCTCATTCCCACCCCAAGGACACCCTGTCACCCCACACGATGCTCCTACCTGGTGTGCACCCGCTCGCCGCCATCGTTGTCAAGGACCCGTGTGTAGGAGAAAGGAAACCAGCCCCTCCTGCAAGGCAAAGAGGGGATGAAGCCAAACGCAGGTGTGTCCCAGACACGGCTGCTCCCCAGGCCACCCAGCCCACTCACATTTTGGTTTTCTCGCTCTCTCCGTAGTGCCAGCCGTCGCGGGCCTCGGGCACCAGCAGGGTGATGAGGTCTCCCTCCTTGAAGCTCAGGAGGGTGCTGTTATCCCCGGCAGCGTGCGAGAAAATCGCCTGCACCCTCGTCCGGCCGTTCCTCTCGAGCCCGGCGGCCATGGAGCTGGAGCGTGGCAGGGTCTTGTTTTCAGCTGGGGGGACAGACACCAGTGGGTGCCCCGAGTCCTGCACCTCCTCATCCCCAGGCACAGGACAGGTCCCCACTGCCCCTTGTTCCAGCCCAGGTTGTGGTTGTGGTTGTACTACAGCCCTCAGTGTGACTCACACCTTCCCCCTCACCCAGCAGATCAGGCTCTCAGCATCACCCACCAGCCATGGCAAAGGGAGCAGCAGACTCCCTGTGCCACATTCCACGAGATTTTCCTTCTGGGAATCCTGTGAAACACCaggacagagcccagctccagcatttcccttccctgtgccaCATTCCACGAGATTTTCCTTCTGGAAATCCTGTGAAAcgccagggcagagcccagctccagcaTCTCCTAATGCCCAGGTCAGGAGGCACGGGCAGCACTTGACACCAAAGGGATGCTGTGGTCACTGTctccccaccagcagcacccccaaaaCCATGCCCAAGCAGCCCCCTTTGGGCACTGGGtgcagcaggggcagctccagggccccTGGCGTGGCTGGGGCCTCACCTGAGGCGTAGCTGTTTTTCGGTGCCACGTTTTTGCGAACTGGGAGTGTATTGGAGTAAGAGTCACTCAGCTGCTTCTGAGGCTGGGGAGGAGATAAAgatttgggctgtgctggcttcATCTCAGACCAGTGGTTGTACCCGTCGCTGTCAGAGCCCGAGACTCCGTTCATCACCggcagggcctcctgcgccgACATGCGCTGCGAgacaggaggggagggggacacGGAGGCTTCATTAGggcatcctgcagctccaggaacatccccctgcagctccaggaacatccccctgcagctccaggaatacctcactgcagctccaggaacatccccctgcagctcaggaacatccctgcagctccagagcatccctgcagcaccagggcaaTCCCACTGCATCTCAGGGAcatctctgcagctccagggcaatCCCACTGCAGTGCCAGaacatccctgcagctcccccgTGGGACACAGCTCCAGAGACAGAGGCAAATCAGAGCTTTGCCCTGTTGGGTTTAGTTTCAGCCAAACCAAACTGCTCTGGGAGGAGCAGTGGGGTCTCCTCTGTGGTATCTTACTGCTCTGAGCTCCCATAACCTGACAATttcctgctgagctctgtgctcagctcgTGTCCTCACATCAGTGGGACACCCTCTTCTGAAGGGTCCTTCATCCCAAGGGTCACTCCAGGCCTTTCCCTGCAGTTTCTGGGGTACCTGGGTTCAGTCCCACAGCTCAGGGACCAGCCTGGACAGGCAGGTCCAGCTCCTGGGTTCCCCAACAGCACCTGGgatccctgctctgcagagctcagtgggatggggtgggacaggCTGCCCGTGCCAGGTCAGGCTCCTCCCCACACCCCAGGATGGCCCAgagctgccatccctgccaCCAGTGCCAGCCCATCCAAGGACAACTTGCCGAGGACAGCGGTGACACCGGCCCGGGCTCGTCCCTCCGCCTTTGCTCaaagggcagggcagctccagcacagggatACTTACTCCTacaaaaggtgccagctccggggggacagggagaggttTGGCACCAGGGATGGGATCAGAGATGATGAGGTTGGACTTGGATGTGGACAGAGGGCTGGGCATGATGGTGCcattgctgctggcagccatCTGCTGCATCAGCTGGATGGCGCGCTCCGGGATCTTGTTGGGGTCCGAGCAGGACTGCTGCCACAGCGGCAGCTTCTGCGTCAGCATCTCCTTCCCCTGCAAAGCAAACCAGgtgtgagggcacagggtgcagctgctgtgccccccttccctgggcagcaccaCACGCAGCCAGGGTTGAGCTGGGACTGAGCGATGGCTCTGTGCATGGCACAGAGAGGGtaacacccagggacaccctgctccaggctccaatggcagcaggaatcatgaaaaatggcaatgagggaagggaaaggtAAGCCAATCTCTCCCCATCATGATGTCCTGTGTGCAGCATCtccaggctgcagggagctgggccccacgtagagcagagaaataaataaaataaataaaaccaggcTGAAAGcatggcagggcacagcccgtgctccaggctgtccccacatccccagggATGAGCTGCTTCCTtggggggctcagccccagcagcctgcaagcccctgtgctgcatccagccccactgctccctgcctgcagcaccatGCTCCAAGGGGCAAACAGATGGAGCCAAACTTGTCCTTATTCCCCCAGAATGTACCAGCACATCCCCCTGCATCACTCAGAGGGGGGAAGATGTCCCAGCCCCCTCGAGGGCACTCCCAAGGGTGACCCGATGTCTGTGCTCTGCCTCACCTGGAGACAAAATGTGGTTCTGCACATCAAAATCCCCCTTTAAATCCAATTTCAAAGTCCCTGCATATTTCCCCAACACCAACCAGCAGGCCCAGCCTCATGACCCTGTGGAGcatcctgcaggagccaggggcagcagcaggatggagctTTGAGCAGGACACACACCACGCCATGGACAAGCCACCAGCAAAGTCCCCCCTGCAAAATCAGCCcgtgtgtgctgctgcagcaaggTTTGGTTGGTTCCTGCTGACCACCAGCCCTGGGGGGCTTTTCCTGCACTCTGCCCGCCAATCCAAGCGTGGATCCGTGCTGTGgatgtgccaggacagagctgaCTAATGCCAgctccctctcctgctccagtgccaagCGTGGTGGCGACAGATGGCTGCTGTGAGCCACGCAGGGCGGTGCTGGGGAACAACCAGAAGGGAGCAcgaggctgcaggagcagcaccagatCCTGGGGGGATCCTGTGCACACccgtgcagctgctgcagctccccaggcgggcaggggcagctccagccctgcgcCAGGGGCAGCACGGGCAGCAGGGATGTGGGGTCACCATGGGCAAGGGGGATTTGGAGTCACCATGGGCAAGGGGGatttggagcagctgctcctgctggggcaCCTTCCCTGGAGTCACCTGTTGGTCACCACCCCCTCGTTCCCTgggtctgtccctgtgtgtgtgtctgtggggctgcacctGCTGAGGTTTTTGGGATCCCAGGCTGTTCTGTGGGGTGCAGCCcgaagtgccagggcagccagGCAGGCTCAGGGGGTGCCACACTCACCTTGGCATGGTAGGTGATGGCGCTCTTGGCCACTGCACACTGCTTCTCCACCAGGAAGCAGAAGCGTCGCCTCTCCTCCGTCAGAGCTGTCTTGTAGCCATCAGACACGTAGTtctccagctccccttgctTGTTGCTGATGGCCTCGATGTACTGCAGGAGAGAGAGACaggagggaaggggctgctggcagtgccacggGGCAGGAGGTGATGCAGAGAGGGGCGGGAGGGACCCCGGcatgggacagacagagggacacccagggacagacATGGGGACatacacagggacacacagacacagggacagacagacacagggacagacacacagagacagggacacacatacacacacagggacagacacagggacagagacacagggacagacacacacacacacacacagggacaggcacatACCCAGGGACAGACATGGGGACatacacagggacacacagacacagggacacgcacacagggacagacacacacagaggacacacacacagggacagggacacagacagggacagacacaagGACAGATACAGCTACAcacacacaggaacagacacagggacacacccccagggacagacacagggacaaacacacacacacccaagggacagacagacacagggacacagacacacacccagggacacacacacacacacccagggacaggcacatacccagggacagacacagggacacgcacacagggacagacagacacagggacacacacaccccagggacagacagacagccacagggacacacacacacacgcccagggacagccacagggacacacacGTGTGCCTGCACACCCCCCAGCCCCTTACTCACGGCACCCCCACGCGGAGCTGACTCAGCCGTGGGTGCCCGGCACGAGCTGTACCCGCAGCCCCCGCTCAGCGCCGGGCACGGgggcgctgccagggctgccccggCACCCGGCaggggctgccacagcccctggctcagcctggcacaaaCCAGGGCAGATCCCAGCCTGCTATGGCATCGCCCGGGCTGTGCCGGGTCCCTGCCCGCTGCTGAGGATGGCACGGGgaccctggcacacacagggaTGGCACGGGGACCTGCCACacacagggatggcacagggacccTGCCACACACAGGGATGGCACGGGGACCCTGCCACACACAGAGATGGCACAGGgaccctggcacacacagggatggcacagggatccTGCCACACACAGGGATGGCACGGGGACCCTGCCACacacaggggtggcacagggatcCTGCCACACACAGGGATGGCACGGGgaccctggcacacacaggggtggcacagggatcCTGCCACACACAGGGATGGCACGGGgaccctggcacacacagggaTGGCACGGGGACCCTGGCACACATAAGGATGGCACAGGGAccctgtcacacacagggcCACCAGCACCCTGAAcctgccagcagtgccttcaGCCTGCATttcccacagggacacagaggtgctgctgggcagtgccacaggctggCACAGGACGCCCTGGCTGTTCCCTGGTGCCACCCCTGGGCTGGCAGACACAgtggccctgccaggctggcagctggaggttcctctgctgcctcctgctctcccaATGCAATGGTGCCAGCCCGGCGGTGCCAcgctgggctctgccagcaccacacctggcacggcagcagcacacaggggaAGCCCCAGCTGCCTTGCCCTGTGTGATGGAAAGGTGGCACAGGGCACTCCAGGGACAGCACCAGCCTCACTGGACACAGAGGTGCCCCCAGCTCCCTGACCTGGCCACTTtgccctccctccatccctttggATGCTCCCAgctgccacctgccaggggaGAAGCTCTGGGAGTAGCACCTCGTGCCCATCACTGTCCCACACTGTCCCATCACTGTGACACCTCCCTGCCACCAcctctgccctgggacagcGGCACCACAACACCTGAAAGCCACAActcccacagcccaggcaggactggacctgctgcaggcagcccaAGCTTCTCTGAGCTGGGAATTAAACTGGAAATTcagggcccagagcagctctgctgcctctttACGGGTATCAGTTATTTTTAGCGTGCTACAATATTTATTAAGGGATGCATAAAATGGAGCAAACCAACAAAAGCAGCAAGATTCGGTGACATGGCAGACTTCAAAGGGGGATTATTTTGGGGCTGGACCTGCTCGTggctcccagcctgctctgagcaccCCTGAGAGCAAAACCCAGGGCAGGGCTcgtgccagggccagcagcttTTGGGTCTCCCCACATTGCACCAACCCGGGTGAGGGAAAGAGCACCAGTGAGAAATGGATTAAAAACCAGTTTTGCAACCAGCAACCCCATTTCAAAGAGaatttttccctccaaaatgAGAAAATCCAGGGCGAACGCCCGTGGCCATGAGGAGGAATGAGCAAAGGGAGCTGAGCACACACTGGGCACACTCAgggggaagggatggagggCTGGGCATCATCCCAAAGCAGAGGCACGGGGCATGGCACTGGGAATGCCAGGCAGCgccagcacagaggcacaggaggaggcagcagcagcctgggcacacagaggaggaggaggaggaggaggaggcgctGGGGAAGGCTCCTGCAGCAGCGGGCTCAGGACGGCAGCAGCCGCCTCCTCCTGGGTATTATTAGCCTGGAACAGcgcagggacagagcccagagcagcagcctggcactgctgatgGGAGCTGGGgagtgccagccctggtgccagccccagtgccagcctggagagccagtcccagtgccagcctgcagagcccccagccccagtgccagcctggagagcccccagccccagtgccagccccggTGTCAGCCCCAGTGCTagcctgcagagcccccagccccagtctGCAGTGCCAGTCCCAGTGccagcctgcagagcccccagccccagtgccagccccagtgccagcctgcagagccccctgccctccagctcagccctgctgtgcctgcatgcaccaagccctgctgcccacactcaTCCACACCATGGGCAGCCCCACAAGAGGTTCTGCCCCAGGGGAAGGGGCAGGACAGCTccccctcctgcacagccccattTCTGGAAGGAAAGCAGAACCCTGACAGCACCCGAAATAGCAGGAGCACACACAGACCCTGATtgccattaattaattaatttaattttccccCACCATCCTGCCTAATTTATTAACTGGGCCACCAAGGAGGAGAAGGTGAGGAGTGaggagagctcagctgcagctcactGGGCTCAGACTCCCTGCAGGATCCCCGTGCCTGGGCCAGGCTCCAGCCCAGACACCACTCACACAACAGGGAGGGACAAACCCTGATCCTGGCAGCGTgagggctccagcagcactgaaacCCACAGGCCCCAGCCTTTATTGCCACCCCAGGCTggttctgcagggctgctgctgcttgctgaGCCTGTCTCAGCCCGTCGGAACACGCCGCTCCGCAGCGCAGCGGAGCCCACGCTCCAAACTGGGTGCTCGGAGCTTTATATACCTCATGGAAATGTGCTCTGTGCCATTGATTTACCCACAGCCTGGTTTTACACGCTGTTCCAGCACAAAATGGCGAGCCACGCTCCCTGCTCACGAGGTGCTTTCAGTTTGGGTTCGCTCAGAGTGACAGTGGGATTGCTGATAACGCCCAGGAAAGCAGATTTAAATCAAAATCCTGTTAAATACGCCAGATGCACGGGGGGAAGAGTAACACACAACGCACAGTGTGAGATGTCGGGGCTGCACTCCAGGGAGAGGCTCTGCCTTGCCCAGGAGCGAGGTTTCACTGCAGCCAGGTGCCCACAGGACCCCAGGGCAGGATGGAGACCTGTTCTCATCTCCATTCCccagaaatggggaaatttcAGCCACCCCACTCTGAACCACAGCCAAACACAGCTTGGATGGCATCCCTGATCCCTGAAAGGGCTGGGGGAAGGGGCTTCCCTGCCAGGCTCAGCAGCTTCTCCACTGACAAGCACAAAGCACTGCAAACTGAGACCTTGACTGATTGAGGTTGTCAGCTCCAAACTCAAACACGTTAAGGATCATCTAAATAAAATCCCCGGTTtgaaggaggagagagaaaCCCCGCTTGtgatctgagcagggctggtggctgTGCCCAAAGCCAGAGCACACCCCAGAGCCACCTAGGAGCGCTGAAAACCT is part of the Zonotrichia albicollis isolate bZonAlb1 chromosome 19, bZonAlb1.hap1, whole genome shotgun sequence genome and encodes:
- the BAIAP2 gene encoding BAR/IMD domain-containing adapter protein 2 isoform X3 — translated: MVLPGPPGMARSEEVHRLTENVYKTIMEQFNPSLRNFISMGKTYEKALASMTYAAKGYFDALVKMGELASESQGSKELGDVLFQMAEVHRQIQNQLEEMLKSFHNELLTQLEQKVELDSRYLSAALKKYQTEQRSKGDSLDKCQAELKKLRKKSQGSKNPQKYSDKELQYIEAISNKQGELENYVSDGYKTALTEERRRFCFLVEKQCAVAKSAITYHAKGKEMLTQKLPLWQQSCSDPNKIPERAIQLMQQMAASSNGTIMPSPLSTSKSNLIISDPIPGAKPLPVPPELAPFVGRMSAQEALPVMNGVSGSDSDGYNHWSEMKPAQPKSLSPPQPQKQLSDSYSNTLPVRKNVAPKNSYASAENKTLPRSSSMAAGLERNGRTRVQAIFSHAAGDNSTLLSFKEGDLITLLVPEARDGWHYGESEKTKMRGWFPFSYTRVLDNDGGERVHTSLQQGKSSSTGNLLDKDDISIPPPDYGMASQAFPAQGSNTFKQRPYSVAVPAFSQGLDDYGTRSVNSPDVEVARF
- the BAIAP2 gene encoding BAR/IMD domain-containing adapter protein 2 isoform X5, which codes for MVLPGPPGMARSEEVHRLTENVYKTIMEQFNPSLRNFISMGKTYEKALASMTYAAKGYFDALVKMGELASESQGSKELGDVLFQMAEVHRQIQNQLEEMLKSFHNELLTQLEQKVELDSRYLSAALKKYQTEQRSKGDSLDKCQAELKKLRKKSQGSKNPQKYSDKELQYIEAISNKQGELENYVSDGYKTALTEERRRFCFLVEKQCAVAKSAITYHAKGKEMLTQKLPLWQQSCSDPNKIPERAIQLMQQMAASSNGTIMPSPLSTSKSNLIISDPIPGAKPLPVPPELAPFVGPQKQLSDSYSNTLPVRKNVAPKNSYASAENKTLPRSSSMAAGLERNGRTRVQAIFSHAAGDNSTLLSFKEGDLITLLVPEARDGWHYGESEKTKMRGWFPFSYTRVLDNDGGERVHTSLQQGKSSSTGNLLDKDDISIPPPDYGMASQAFPAQGSNTFKQRPYSVAVPAFSQGLDDYGTRSVNSGSGSLVSTV
- the BAIAP2 gene encoding BAR/IMD domain-containing adapter protein 2 isoform X2 yields the protein MVLPGPPGMARSEEVHRLTENVYKTIMEQFNPSLRNFISMGKTYEKALASMTYAAKGYFDALVKMGELASESQGSKELGDVLFQMAEVHRQIQNQLEEMLKSFHNELLTQLEQKVELDSRYLSAALKKYQTEQRSKGDSLDKCQAELKKLRKKSQGSKNPQKYSDKELQYIEAISNKQGELENYVSDGYKTALTEERRRFCFLVEKQCAVAKSAITYHAKGKEMLTQKLPLWQQSCSDPNKIPERAIQLMQQMAASSNGTIMPSPLSTSKSNLIISDPIPGAKPLPVPPELAPFVGRMSAQEALPVMNGVSGSDSDGYNHWSEMKPAQPKSLSPPQPQKQLSDSYSNTLPVRKNVAPKNSYASAENKTLPRSSSMAAGLERNGRTRVQAIFSHAAGDNSTLLSFKEGDLITLLVPEARDGWHYGESEKTKMRGWFPFSYTRVLDNDGGERVHTSLQQGKSSSTGNLLDKDDISIPPPDYGMASQAFPAQGSNTFKQRPYSVAVPAFSQGLDDYGTRSVNSGSGSLVSTV